The window CCAGGGCGGTCGCGAGCACGGGCAGAAGGCCGACCAGTTGCCGGGCTACCGGCGGATCGACGATCCGGCCGCCCGCGCCCACGTGGCCGGCGTCTGGGGCGTGCATCCGGACGACCTGCCCGGTCCCGGTCTGTCCGCCTACGAGCTGCTCGACTCGATCGGCTCACCGACCGGTCCCCGGGCCCTGCTGGTCTTCGGCTCCAATCCGGTCGTCTCCGCACCCCGGGCCGGGCGGATCCAGCGCCGGCTGGGCGACCTCGACCTGCTGGTGGTCGCCGACTTCGTCCTCTCCGAGACCGCGGCCATGGCCGATGTGGTCCTGCCGACCGCGCAGTGGGCGGAGGAGGACGGGACGATGACCAATCTGGAGGGTCGGGTGCTCCGGCGCCGGGCCCTGCGCCCACCACCCGCCGGAGTCCGCACCGACCTGTCCGTCATCGCCGAACTGGCCCGCCGCCTGGTGGGCGACGGGATGGCCGGCAACGGGACGACCGGCGGCCGGACGACCGGCAGCGCGACGGACGGCAGCGGGACGACCGGCGGCGGTGCCGGGTCGAGCTTTCCGGAGGATCCGCGCCTGGTCTTCGACGAGCTGCGACGGGCCTCGGCCGGCGGGATCGCCGACTACGCGGGCGTCACCTGGGACCGGATCGACGCCGAGGACGGCGTCTTCTGGCCCTGCCCGGCGGAGGACCGGCCGGGCACCCCCCGACTGTTCGCGGAAACCTTTCCCACCCCGGACGGCCGGGCCCGGTTCCTGCCGGTCGAGCACCGGCCGGCGGCCGAGGAGGTCTGCCCGGAATATCCGCTCTACCTGACCACCGGGCGGGTGCTCGCCCAGTACCAGTCCGGTGCCCAGACCCGCCGGATCGGACCGCTTCGTACGGCGGCGCCGAACGCGTTCCTCGAACTCCATCCGGACCTGGCCAGCCGGCTCGGGGTGGCCGACGGGGACGAGGTGACGGTCCACAGCAGACGCGGTGAGATGCGGGCACCGGCCCGGCTCAGCGACACCATCCGCGCCGACACCGTCTTCGCCCCCTTCCACTGGGGCGGGGCCGCGCGGGCCAACTCGCTCACCAACGACGCCCTCGACCCGACCTCGAAGATGCCCGAGTTCAAGGTCTGCGCGGTCCGGGTGGAGCGGGCATGACCGGCCGGGTGGTCATCGTCGGCTACGGCATGGCCGGATCCCGGCTGGCGAGCGAACTGCGGGCCCGCGACGGGGACCGGAAGATCGTGGTGCTGGGTGCCGAACCGCACCGGGCGTACAACCGGATCATGCTGTCGAACCTGCTCGCGGGCAAGATCGACGAGACGCAGGTGGAGCTGACCGAGGCCGCCGGACACGGCGTCGACATCCGCCCCGGAGTCACCGTCACCGCCGTCGACCCGGTCGCCGCGACGGTCACCACCGACCGGAACGACACGATCTCCTACGACCACCTCGTGCTCGCCACCGGCAGCCGGGCAATGGTGCCGCCGCTGCCCGGACTCGTACCCGATCCGGATCGGCTGCCGGAGCGGGTGGTCGCCTTCCGTACCCTGGACGACTGCCGGCGGATCCTCGCCGCCGCCACCGGCGCGCGGACCGCCCTGGTCCTCGGCGGCGGCCTGCTCGGCCTGGAAGCAGCCCGTGGGCTGGCGTCGCGCGGGCTCGACGTACGCGTGGTCCACCCGGTCGGGCACCTGATGAACCGCCAACTCGACCCGGCCGCCGGAGCGGTGCTGGCCCGGACCCTGGCCGGGCTCGGCGTCATCAGCCACCTCGACGCCGCCGCCACCGCCGTGCACGTCGACGCGGACCGGGTCACCCTCGAACTCGCCGCCGGCCAGATCCTGACCGCCGACCTGCTGGTCCTGGCCTGTGGCGTACGGCCGGAGACCGGGCTGGCCCGATCCGCCGGTCTGACCGTCGAGCGGGGAATCGTGGTCGACGACCGGCTGGCCACCAGCGACCCGCGGATCTTCGCGATCGGCGACTGCGCGCAGCACGAGGGGCAGCTCACCGGGCTGGTCGCGCCCGCCTGGGCACAGGCCCGGGTGCTGGCCGGAGTGCTGAGCGGCGACCGGGCCGGCGACCGTTACCGGCCGCAGGCACCGGTGACCCGGCTCAAGGCCGCCGGGATCGACCTCGCGGCCATGGGTGACCTGGGCCCGGTCGACGGGTCCGAGCCGGCGGTCGAGGAGCTGAGCTTCACCGACCCGGCCCGGGGCACGTACGCCCGGCTCCGGATCGTGCGCGAACGGCTCACCGGAGCGATCATGCTCGGGGACAATCCCGCCGTCGGGACGGTCATCCAGCTCTTCGACCGGGGCACCCCGGTACCGAGCGACCGCCGCGCGCTGCTGCTCGGCCGCGCCGTCGGCGACCGGTCCGGCACTCCGGTCGAGTCCCCCGCGCTGATGCCGGACGCCGCCACCGTCTGCCAGTGCAACACCGTCCCCAAGGGCGCCCTGGTGCGCTGCTGGCGCGCGGGCGCCCGGTCGGTCGCCGAGGTGGTCACCGCGACCCGGGCCACCACCGGCTGCGGTAGCTGCCGCGACGCCGTCGAGGGAATCGTCCACTGGTTGTCCACAGCCGACTCCGCGGAGGTGTCCGGATGAACCGCAACAAGCTCGTCGTGGTCGGCAACGGCATGGTCGGCCAACGCTTCGTCGAAGCACTGCGCACCCGTGACACCGGCGCCCGCTGGCAGGTCACCGTACTCGGCGAGGAGAGCCGACCGGCGTACGACCGGGTCCGGCTCTCGGCGTACCTGGACGGGGTGAGCGCCGAGGACCTGAGCCTGCACACCCCGGACGACGGCGTCGAGCACCGGCTGGACGAACCCGTGTTGGACATCGACCGGGACCGGCGGCTGGTACGCACCACCACCGGCGAGTACCCGTACGACGCCCTGGTGCTGGCGACCGGCTCGTACCCGTTCGTGCCGCCGATCGACGGCGCCGCCGGTCCGGACGGCACCGCCGGGCTGCGGGCCGGGGTCTTCGTCTACCGCACCCTGGACGACCTGGACGCGATCCGGGACTACTCGCGGGGCCGACGGACCGGGACCGTTATCGGTGGCGGCCT of the Micromonospora sp. NBC_01796 genome contains:
- a CDS encoding FAD-dependent oxidoreductase, which translates into the protein MTGRVVIVGYGMAGSRLASELRARDGDRKIVVLGAEPHRAYNRIMLSNLLAGKIDETQVELTEAAGHGVDIRPGVTVTAVDPVAATVTTDRNDTISYDHLVLATGSRAMVPPLPGLVPDPDRLPERVVAFRTLDDCRRILAAATGARTALVLGGGLLGLEAARGLASRGLDVRVVHPVGHLMNRQLDPAAGAVLARTLAGLGVISHLDAAATAVHVDADRVTLELAAGQILTADLLVLACGVRPETGLARSAGLTVERGIVVDDRLATSDPRIFAIGDCAQHEGQLTGLVAPAWAQARVLAGVLSGDRAGDRYRPQAPVTRLKAAGIDLAAMGDLGPVDGSEPAVEELSFTDPARGTYARLRIVRERLTGAIMLGDNPAVGTVIQLFDRGTPVPSDRRALLLGRAVGDRSGTPVESPALMPDAATVCQCNTVPKGALVRCWRAGARSVAEVVTATRATTGCGSCRDAVEGIVHWLSTADSAEVSG
- a CDS encoding molybdopterin oxidoreductase family protein, which encodes MTDLARDGTHPGAPPPGVTMSAPDVDTHCPYCALQCGMTLRATPQRVEVRSRQFPTNRGGLCQKGWTAAELLDHPDRLTTPLVRDPHTAQLRPATWDEALDRVARTITGLQTAYGPDSIAVFGGGGLTNEKAYALGKFARVTLRTRNIDYNGRFCMSSAAAAGNRAFGIDRGLPFPLADLAGADTLLLVGANVAETMPPLVRYLVEQKARGGNLIVIDPRVTATARQATLHLQPMPGTDLAVANALLHIAVTEGWVDKDYVETRTAGFDAVRRSVAGYWPAQVERLSGVPVADLETAARALGTAGTAIILTARGAEQHAKGVDTVTAFINLALALGLPGRPGSGYGCLTGQGNGQGGREHGQKADQLPGYRRIDDPAARAHVAGVWGVHPDDLPGPGLSAYELLDSIGSPTGPRALLVFGSNPVVSAPRAGRIQRRLGDLDLLVVADFVLSETAAMADVVLPTAQWAEEDGTMTNLEGRVLRRRALRPPPAGVRTDLSVIAELARRLVGDGMAGNGTTGGRTTGSATDGSGTTGGGAGSSFPEDPRLVFDELRRASAGGIADYAGVTWDRIDAEDGVFWPCPAEDRPGTPRLFAETFPTPDGRARFLPVEHRPAAEEVCPEYPLYLTTGRVLAQYQSGAQTRRIGPLRTAAPNAFLELHPDLASRLGVADGDEVTVHSRRGEMRAPARLSDTIRADTVFAPFHWGGAARANSLTNDALDPTSKMPEFKVCAVRVERA